A DNA window from Ovis aries strain OAR_USU_Benz2616 breed Rambouillet chromosome 7, ARS-UI_Ramb_v3.0, whole genome shotgun sequence contains the following coding sequences:
- the VPS18 gene encoding vacuolar protein sorting-associated protein 18 homolog, translating to MASILDEYEDSLSRSTVLQPGCPSVGIPHSGYVNAQLEKEEPIFTKQRIDFTPSERITSLVVSCNQLCMSLGKDTLLRIDLGKANEPNHMELGRKDDAKVHKMFLDPTGSHLLIALSSTEVLYVNRNGQKVRPLARWKGQLVESVGWNKALGTESSTGPILVGTAQGQIFEAELSASEGGLFGPAPDLYFRPLYVLNEEGGPAPVCSLEAERGPEGRGFVIATTRQRLFQFIGRVAEGAEAQGFSGLFAAYADHPPPFREFPSSLGYSELAFYTPKLRSAPRAFAWMMGDGVLYGSLDCGRPDSLLSEERVWEYPEGVGPGASPPLAIVLTQFHFLLLLVDRVEAVCTLTGQVVLRDRFLEKFGPLKHMAKDPSTGHLWAHSERAVFRYHVQREARDVWRTYLDMNRFDLAKEYCRERPDCLDTVLAREADFCFRQRRYLESARCYALTQSYFEEIALKFLEARQEEALAEFLQRKLANLKPAERTQATLLTAWLTELYLSRLGALQGDPDALNLYRETRERFRSFLSSPRHKEWLFASRASIHELLASHGDTEHMVYFAVIMQDYERVVAYHCQHEAYEEALAVLARHRDPQLFYKFSPILIRHIPRQLVDAWIEMGSRLDARQLIPALVNYSQGGEAQQVSQAIRYMEFCVNVLGETEQAIHNYLLSLYARGQPASLLAYLEQAGASPHRVHYDLKYALRLCAEHGHHRACVHVYKVLELYEEAVDLALQVDVDLAKQCADLPEEDEELRKKLWLKIARHVVQEEEDVQTAMACLASCPLLKIEDVLPFFPDFVTIDHFKEAICSSLKAYNHHIQELQREMEEATASAQRIRRDLQELRGRYGTVEPQDKCATCDFPLLNRPFYLFLCGHMFHADCLLQAVRPGLPAYKQARLEELQRKLGAAPPPAKGSARAKEAEGGAAAGGPSREQLKADLDELVAAECVYCGELMIRSIDRPFIDPQRYEEEHLSWL from the exons CATTGACTTGGGCAAAGCAAATGAACCCAACCACATGGAGCTGGGGCGCAAGGATGATGCCAAAGTTCACAAGATGTTCCTGGACCCCACTG GCTCTCATCTGCTGATCGCTCTGAGCAGCACTGAGGTCCTCTATGTGAATCGTAATGGACAGAAGGTTCGGCCCCTGGCACGCTGGAAGGGGCAGCTGGTGGAGAGTGTGGGCTGGAATAAGGCCCTGGGCACCGAGAGCAGCACCGGCCCCATCCTGGTCGGCACCGCCCAAGGGCAGATCTTCGAAGCAGAGCTTTCGGCCAGCGAGGGTGGGCTCTTTGGCCCTGCCCCGGATCTCTACTTCCGTCCATTGTACGTGCTAAATGAAGAAGGGGGCCCAGCACCTGTGTGCTCCCTTGAGGCTGAGCGGGGCCCTGAAGGGCGCGGTTTTGTCATCGCCACCACTCGGCAGCGCCTCTTCCAGTTCATAGGCCGAGTGGCGGAGGGAGCTGAGGCCCAGGGTTTCTCGGGGCTCTTTGCTGCCTATGCTGACCACCCACCCCCATTCCGTGAGTTCCCCAGCAGTCTGGGCTACAGCGAGCTGGCCTTTTACACCCCCAAATTGCGCTCTGCGCCCCGGGCCTTCGCCTGGATGATGGGAGATGGCGTGTTGTATGGATCGTTGGACTGCGGGCGTCCGGACTCCCTGCTGAGTGAGGAGCGGGTCTGGGAGTACCCAGAGGGGGTGGGCCCCGGGGCCAGCCCGCCCCTGGCCATCGTCCTGACCCAGTtccacttcctgctgctgctggtagACCGGGTGGAAGCAGTGTGCACGCTGACGGGGCAGGTGGTGCTGCGGGACCGCTTCCTGGAGAAGTTCGGGCCGCTGAAGCACATGGCGAAGGACCCCTCCACCGGCCACCTGTGGGCCCACTCCGAGCGGGCTGTCTTCCGCTACCACGTACAGCGGGAGGCACGGGATGTCTGGCGCACCTACCTAGACATGAACCGCTTCGACCTGGCCAAGGAGTATTGTCGAGAGCGGCCTGACTGCCTGGACACAGTCCTGGCCCGGGAGGCCGACTTCTGCTTCCGCCAGCGTCGCTACCTGGAGAGCGCCCGCTGCTATGCCCTGACTCAGAGCTACTTTGAAGAGATTGCCCTTAAGTTCTTGGAGGCCCGACAGGAGGAGGCGCTGGCCGAGTTCCTGCAGCGAAAACTGGCTAATTTGAAGCCTGCCGAACGAACCCAGGCAACCCTGCTGACCGCCTGGCTGACGGAGCTCTACTTGAGCCGGCTCGGGGCTCTGCAGGGTGACCCCGATGCCCTGAACCTCTACCGGGAAACCCGTGAGCGCTTCCGCTCCTTCCTCAGCAGCCCTCGCCACAAGGAGTGGCTTTTCGCCAGCCGGGCCTCCATCCACGAGCTCTTGGCCAGCCACGGGGACACGGAACACATGGTGTACTTCGCTGTGATCATGCAGGACTACGAGCGCGTGGTGGCTTACCACTGCCAGCATGAGGCCTACGAGGAGGCCTTGGCCGTGCTGGCCCGCCACCGTGACCCCCAGCTCTTCTACAAGTTCTCGCCCATCCTCATCCGTCACATCCCTCGCCAGCTGGTGGATGCCTGGATTGAGATGGGCAGCCGGCTGGATGCCCGGCAGCTCATCCCTGCCCTGGTGAACTATAGCCAAGGTGGTGAGGCCCAGCAGGTGAGCCAAGCCATCCGCTACATGGAGTTCTGCGTGAACGTGCTGGGCGAGACCGAGCAGGCCATTCACAATTACCTGCTGTCGCTCTATGCCCGGGGCCAGCCAGCCTCACTGCTGGCCTACCTGGAGCAGGCCGGGGCCAGCCCGCACCGCGTGCACTATGATCTCAAGTATGCGCTGCGGCTCTGCGCTGAGCATGGCCACCACCGTGCTTGTGTCCACGTCTACAAGGTCCTGGAGCTGTATGAGGAGGCTGTGGACTTGGCCCTGCAG GTTGACGTGGACCTGGCCAAGCAGTGTGCTGACCTGCCTGAGGAAGACGAGGAGCTGCGTAAGAAGCTGTGGCTGAAGATTGCACGGCACGTGGTGCAGGAGGAGGAAGATGTGCAGACGGCCATGGCCTGCCTGGCCAGCTGCCCCCTGCTCAAGATTGAAGACGTGCTGCCTTTCTTTCCTGACTTTGTCACCATTGACCACTTCAAGGAGGCCATCTGCAGCTCACTGAAGGCCTACAACCACCACATCCAAGAGCTACAGCGAGAGATGGAAGAGGCCACAGCCAGTGCCCAGCGCATCCGGAGAGACCTGCAGGAGCTGCGGGGCCGCTATGGTACCGTGGAGCCCCAGGACAAATGTGCTACCTGCGACTTCCCCCTGCTCAACCGCCCCTTTTACCTCTTCCTCTGTGGCCACATGTTCCATGCTGACTGCCTGCTGCAGGCCGTGCGGCCCGGCCTGCCGGCCTACAAGCAGGCCCGGCTCGAGGAGCTGCAACGAAAGCTGGGGGCTGCTCCACCCCCTGCCAAGGGCTCTGCCCGGGCTAAGGAGGCTGAGGGGGGCGCTGCTGCTGGGGGGCCCAGCCGGGAACAGCTCAAGGCTGACCTGGATGAACTTGTGGCTGCTGAGTGCGTATACTGTGGGGAGCTGATGATCCGCTCTATTGACCGGCCCTTCATCGACCCCCAGCGCTACGAGGAGGAGCACCTCAGTTGGTTGTAG